The DNA region CACACTTGGATGGATCACAAAGTAGTTGACCAGTGAGTGGACTTATTCATTACATAACACAGAAAAAAAAGTCTCAAGGACATAACTGATAACTCCCGAACCCAAAGGAGTTTGAAGTACAAGACATAAACAGAGAAGGTAACTGACAAGAAGAAAGATTCTAATCCTTGTTTCCAGATTCGTCCTGCTTGTCCGCTTCATCAGTTCCCATCTGCGGTAATGTCTGCAACGGAGGTTACAAATAAGAAAGAGAAACGATTTATCAGATGGACATTACATCGAACACCTTACACGCATTTTAAAGGAAAACAAACTTACGAGATCTGGCTTGTATAAATTGTGTACAACGGAGGCTCCGGCGAGCAGTGAGGCTACAACGACGACAGTTGACAATGCTAGAGACGGAGTACCCGTCGGCTTCTTCCCCCCAAACCTTttgttcatctttttttttgtctcttctttcaaacaacCGCGACCGTatgaagctttttttttaacttggtTTGGACTTTTGTTACTAAAACCTTTAATGGAACTCCGGTTCTACTCGGTTTGCTCTACCAATTCACATCCGTTGGTTTGTTAATTACCAGAAACATTTTTATCAGATCAAGAAAGAAACAACCAACCATTTATTCGTTTGTTTTATTAACTGTTCCTTTGTACACATTGTAGACTGTGAGAAGAGAAAATGATACAGAGGTTAAGTAAACAGGAGATATAATAATATCTGTATTTTGGGTATATATTGAATGTACAGACACATATCTAAAGTCCCTCCTCTATAATCCTTTTGACAAGGACGGGACCAAGATTATACATATATAGCTCAAGAGTATGGTGTGTGTATACGTAAGAAGAAGCCATTAAAACCACCTGAAAACAATAATCACCAGTAGCAAGAGAGAGAATCCCATCGCCTGCAACAACATCACCAGATTTCATCAACATGGAGCTCAAATAGTTGtcacagagacagagagagggagagagtcATTACAGTGATGGCGGAAGCAGCAAGGCCGGCTCTTTCTCTAGGATCCTTGCGGTAGTAGTTCCCGAAATATAGAAATGTCGCATAGTACCACAAGAAAGGGAACACAAAACCCAGGAGGAAGCTGTGAAAGGAGAGATATCATCAGGTAAACAGAGTTGGAGACTTAACAGTAAACAGTGCTTACTAAgcaccaagaaaaaaaaaacaaaagattctACTACTCACGAGAACCATCCTATTCCGCAACCGAAGCATGGGAGAGGTTTGTCATAAGCTCCATTTTCAACATCATCCACGTCTTTTACAAGCGTATATCTTCCTTTCCCACAAACCATAGCATCTATCACACAAACCCCAATGTATTAGCTTAGCTCACTAAGAATCAACACTTAAACAGACATAAAAAGGGTTTTACATTTTGGAAAGAAAGAG from Raphanus sativus cultivar WK10039 chromosome 8, ASM80110v3, whole genome shotgun sequence includes:
- the LOC108818655 gene encoding uncharacterized protein LOC108818655; amino-acid sequence: MAENVKERGDGSSAELVKSLGDKHASVIRPAARYYSAIKDAMVCGKGRYTLVKDVDDVENGAYDKPLPCFGCGIGWFSFLLGFVFPFLWYYATFLYFGNYYRKDPRERAGLAASAITAMGFSLLLLVIIVFRWF